The following proteins come from a genomic window of Salvia hispanica cultivar TCC Black 2014 chromosome 4, UniMelb_Shisp_WGS_1.0, whole genome shotgun sequence:
- the LOC125222328 gene encoding receptor-like protein kinase FERONIA: MKNSNKLVVVLVVFLIDVASAADYSPTDKIFLNCGGPPDSADTDGRKWTSDIGSKFALSSTKSQTATASVQKPSVPEVPYMSARIFQSSFTYSFPVASGRKFLRLHFYPASYNGLNASDAVFSVTSGEYTLMRNFSAALTTEALNYDYLMKEFSVNVPDQVLNVTFTPSPNASNSYAFVNGIEVISHPDIYSPGETAIVVGQSTGFNIDNSTALENVYRLNVGGNDISSSGDTGLFRSWRDDSYYIFGAANGVTEVPDNTTIAYPPDTPTYIAPLDVYSTLRSMGPNSSINQNYNLTWLFDIDSGFSYLVRLHFCEVTDVITKVNQRVFSIFMNNQTAEEQADVIAWAGGNGIPIHKDYIVFVPNGAPRQDFWLALHPFTSMKPQYYDAILNGVEIFKINDTTGNLAGVNPQPLPQTPDDLLINQSSGSGKDNKAIIGGAVGGGIAALLVLGLIVCVVVQRRRQKKDSSTSDGWLPLSLYGNSHSSSSAKTNTTGSYASSLPSNLCRHFSIAEIKSATHNFDEALLLGVGGFGKVYRGEIDSGTKVAIKRGNPLSEQGIHEFQTEIEMLSKLRHRHLVSLIGYCEENCEMILVYDYMAYGTLREHLYKTQKPPLPWKQRLEICIGAARGLHYLHTGAKHTIIHRDVKTTNILLDEKWVAKVSDFGLSKTGPSLDHTHVSTVVKGSFGYLDPEYFRRQQLTEKSDVYSYGVVLFEIICARPALNPALPKEQVSLAEWAQHCYKKGILDQIMDPYLKGKIAPECFKKFAETAVKCVSDIGTDRPSMGDVLWNLEFALQLQESAEESGKGLGEIDVDSYDITCKGKKDPDSSSGFDGNITDSKSSGLSMSIGGRSLASEDSDGLTPSAVFSQIMNPKGR, translated from the coding sequence ATGAAGAACAGCAATAAGCTTGTGGTTGTGTTGGTGGTATTTTTGATTGATGTAGCTTCAGCAGCTGATTACTCACCGACGGATAAGATCTTCTTGAACTGTGGAGGTCCTCCTGATTCGGCGGACACCGATGGCCGGAAATGGACATCGGACATTGGGTCAAAGTTTGCTCTGTCAAGTACCAAGTCTCAAACTGCAACCGCATCGGTACAGAAACCGTCTGTGCCGGAGGTTCCTTACATGTCTGCGCGGATTTTTCAATCCTCCTTCACCTACAGCTTCCCAGTGGCCTCCGGTCGCAAGTTCTTGCGCTTGCATTTCTATCCTGCGTCGTATAATGGCCTAAATGCTTCGGATGCTGTCTTCTCAGTAACTTCTGGAGAATATACCCTGATGAGGAACTTTAGTGCTGCTCTGACCACGGAGGCTCTGAATTACGACTATTTGATGAAGGAGTTCTCTGTAAATGTCCCGGATCAAGTGTTGAATGTCACATTCACCCCATCTCCGAATGCATCCAACTCGTATGCATTCGTCAATGGGATTGAGGTCATTTCTCATCCGGATATTTACAGCCCGGGTGAGACTGCAATTGTCGTTGGTCAGTCCACTGGGTTCAATATTGACAACAGCACAGCGCTGGAGAACGTTTACCGGCTGAATGTGGGTGGAAATGACATTTCCTCATCTGGTGATACAGGTCTGTTCAGATCATGGCGTGATGATTCATATTATATCTTTGGTGCAGCAAATGGGGTTACAGAGGTTCCTGATAACACGACGATTGCATATCCTCCTGACACCCCAACCTACATTGCCCCTCTTGATGTATACAGCACCCTGAGATCAATGGGCCCAAATTCATCTATCAACCAGAATTACAACTTAACTTGGCTCTTCGATATTGATTCTGGATTCTCTTACCTAGTTAGGCTTCACTTCTGCGAAGTTACAGATGTCATAACCAAGGTAAATCAAAGAGTTTTTAGTATCTTCATGAATAATCAGACTGCAGAGGAGCAGGCAGATGTGATTGCTTGGGCAGGTGGTAATGGAATCCCCATACACAAGGACTATATTGTCTTTGTTCCTAATGGGGCTCCCCGGCAGGACTTTTGGCTTGCATTGCATCCTTTCACTTCTATGAAGCCCCAGTACTATGATGCTATCTTGAATGGAGtcgaaatatttaaaataaatgatacaACTGGTAATCTTGCTGGTGTCAACCCACAACCTCTTCCACAGACACCAGATGATTTATTGATTAACCAGTCCTCTGGATCTGGTAAAGATAACAAAGCTATTATTGGAGGAGCGGTTGGTGGTGGAATTGCTGCACTTCTTGTTCTTGGTCTGATTGTCTGTGTAGTTGTCCAACGCCGGAGGCAGAAGAAGGATTCTAGCACTAGTGATGGCTGGCTTCCATTGTCCTTGTATGGAAATTCTCATTCTTCCAGTTCTGCAAAGACAAACACCACAGGCAGTTACGCCTCCTCCCTGCCATCAAATCTTTGCCGACACTTTTCTATTGCTGAGATCAAGTCTGCCACTCACAACTTTGATGAGGCTCTCCTGCTTGGGGTTGGAGGTTTTGGAAAAGTCTACCGTGGAGAGATTGATAGTGGCACGAAGGTGGCAATTAAGCGTGGGAACCCTCTTTCGGAACAAGGTATTCATGAATTCCAAACTGAGATTGAAATGCTGTCAAAGCTTCGCCACCGTCACCTGGTTTCCCTCATTGGGTACTGTGAAGAGAACTGTGAAATGATCCTCGTATATGATTACATGGCATATGGAACCCTTCGTGAGCATCTATACAAGACCCAGAAGCCCCCCTTGCCGTGGAAACAGAGGCTTGAGATTTGCATAGGTGCTGCTCGTGGCTTACACTATCTGCACACTGGCGCCAAACATACAATCATTCACCGTGATGTCAAGACAACTAATATTCTCTTGGATGAGAAGTGGGTGGCTAAGGTCTCAGATTTCGGTCTCTCAAAAACTGGCCCGTCACTGGACCATACACACGTCAGCACCGTTGTTAAGGGAAGCTTCGGTTATCTGGATCCGGAGTACTTCAGGCGCCAACAACTGACTGAAAAATCTGATGTTTACTCCTACGGGGTTGTTCTGTTTGAGATCATATGTGCTCGGCCAGCTCTAAACCCTGCACTTCCCAAAGAACAAGTCAGCTTGGCCGAGTGGGCTCAGCACTGTTACAAGAAAGGCATCCTCGACCAGATAATGGATCCCTACCTAAAGGGAAAGATAGCTCCAGAATGCTTCAAGAAATTTGCTGAGACAGCAGTCAAGTGCGTGTCCGACATTGGAACGGACCGGCCTTCCATGGGGGACGTCCTGTGGAACCTTGAATTTGCGCTGCAGCTGCAGGAGAGTGCAGAGGAGAGCGGGAAGGGTCTTGGCGAGATAGATGTCGACTCATACGACATCACATGCAAGGGGAAGAAGGACCCTGATTCATCCTCGGGCTTTGATGGAAACATCACAGATTCGAAGAGCAGCGGATTGTCGATGAGCATTGGTGGGCGCAGCCTTGCAAGTGAAGACTCGGACGGGCTAACTCCGAGCGCTGTATTTTCTCAGATAATGAATCCCAAAGGGAGGTGA
- the LOC125222332 gene encoding thioredoxin H9-like — MGNCFAKRYNDGDESDHNVEFTGGNVHLITTKESWEQKLDEANKDGKLVVANFSATWCGPCRIIAPFFVELSEKHPSIMCLTVDVDELTEFSTSWDIKATPTFFFLKDGQQIDKLVGANKPELEKKLIAILDSLAPPCPT, encoded by the exons ATGGGGAATTGCTTTGCTAAG CGTTATAATGATGGGGATGAGTCCGATCACAATGTTGAATTCACTGGTGGAAATGTGCATCTCATCACTACCAAGGAATCTTGGGAACAAAAGCTTGATGAAGCAAACAAAGATGGAAAGCTT GTGGTAGCCAATTTCAGCGCTACATGGTGTGGCCCTTGTAGAATAATTGCACCTTTCTTCGTCGAGCTGTCTGAGAAACACCCTTCAATAATGTGTCTCACAGTCGATGTAGATGAACTAACA GAATTCAGCACATCATGGGATATAAAGGCAACTCCgaccttcttcttcctcaaagACGGTCAGCAAATCGACAAACTCGTGGGTGCAAATAAACCAGAACtagagaagaaattgattGCCATACTAGATTCACTGGCACCACCATGCCCAACATAG
- the LOC125222331 gene encoding uncharacterized protein LOC125222331, which produces MNQLVDEASLLNLKVVSLEETVKEMERERDSWMLKENSARESISSLTADNTKLRAQVEELELSRDTLFSETQQLKEFVSSLQLQINNLEMDKQTLENGHANYEAEAASALVEKLVAENAELVEKVSELHAELEQRRVRTEQFPNVGSVPGAVSAQSAEVSGASETITVSGGIQSLEDVIVKDERDDELVNVKPGVANSSEIIEEDEIVQIPLDENEAVKESNMDAAQNDDNVDVSLTDSPLVGAPFRLISFVARYVSGADLVNANTG; this is translated from the exons ATGAATCAGTTGGTGGACGAGGcttcattattaaatttaaaagtg GTGAGCCTAGAAGAAACAGTAAAAGAGatggaaagagagagagattccTGGATGCTGAAAGAG AACTCAGCAAGGGAATCTATTTCCAGCCTGACCGCTGATAACACCAAATTAAGAGCTCAG GTGGAGGAGCTGGAGCTATCCAGGGACACTCTCTTTAGCGAAACACAACAGTTGAAAGAATTCGTTTCAAGTCTACAGTTACAGATTAATAACCTTGAGATGGACAAACAG ACTCTAGAAAATGGTCATGCAAACTACGAGGCAGAAGCTGCTAGTGCACTGGTTGAGAAATTGGTTGCAGAAAATGCAGAGCTTGTTGAAAAG GTTAGTGAATTGCATGCTGAGCTTGAACAGAGACGTGTAAGAACTGAACAATTTCCCAATGTTGGCTCAGTTCCCGGTGCTGTAAGTGCTCAATCTGCTGAAGTATCTGGTGCTAGTGAGACAATCACTGTCTCAGGCGGCATCCAGTCTTTGGAAGATGTCATAGTCAAAGATGAGAGGGATGACGAGCTTGTGAACGTGAAACCTGGTGTTGCAAATTCTTCAGAAATAATAGAGGAAGACGAAATCGTGCAAATTCCATTGGATGAGAATGAAGCAGTGAAGGAAAGTAATATGGATGCTGCTCAAAATGATGACAATGTGGATGTCTCGCTCACTGATTCACCGTTGGTTGGCGCTCCGTTCCGTTTGATATCATTTGTAGCTAGGTATGTTAGTGGAGCTGATTTAGTGAATGCCAACACTGGCTGA
- the LOC125222330 gene encoding 26S proteasome regulatory subunit 6B homolog produces MAASAMVLDPKPVPISEPPPSYPAVKSDVPAVDDEDLYGRLKSLQRQIEFIDIQEEYVKDELKNLKRELLRAQEEVKRIQSVPLVIGQFMEMVDQNNGIVGSTTGSNYYVRILSTINRELLKPSASVALHRHSNALVDVLPPEADSSISLLSQSEKPDVTYTDIGGCDIQKQEIREAVELPLTHHELYKQIGIDPPRGVLLYGPPGTGKTMLAKAVANHTTAAFIRVVGSEFVQKYLGEGPRMVRDVFRLAKENAPAIIFIDEVDAIATARFDAQTGADREVQRILMELLNQMDGFDQTVNVKVIMATNRADTLDPALLRPGRLDRKIEFPLPDRRQKRLVFQVCTAKMNLSDEVDLEDYVSRPDKISAAEIAAICQEAGLHAVRKNRYVILPKDFEKGYRGNVKKPDTDFEFYK; encoded by the exons CTTATCCGGCCGTCAAATCGGATGTTCCCGCCGTCGACGATGAAGATTTGTACGGACGGCTTAAATCCTTGCAGCGGCAGATCGAATTCATCGATATTCAGGAGGAGTACGTCAAGGACGAATTGAAAAACCTAAAGCGGGAGCTTCTTAGGGCGCAGGAGGAAGTGAAGCGGATTCAATCCGTGCCCTTGGTTATCGGCCAATTCATGGAGATGGTTGATCAGAACAACGGCATCGTCGGCTCCACCACCGGCTCGAATTACTACGTCCGGATCCTGAGCACCATCAACCGCGAACTACTCAAACCCTCTGCCTCCGTCGCGCTCCACCGCCATTCCAACGCCTTGGTCGATGTCCTGCCCCCGGAAGCTGACTCCAGCATCTCGCTTCTCAGCCAATCTGAGAAGCCTGATGTCACATACACT GATATTGGTGGATGTGATATTCAAAAGCAAGAGATTCGTGAAGCTGTTGAGTTACCTCTCACTCACCACGAACTGTACAAGCAGATTGGTATTGATCCTCCTCGTGGTGTGTTACTTTATGGCCCTCCTGGTACAGGGAAGACCATGCTTGCAAAGGCTGTAGCAAACCACACAACTGCAGCTTTCATTAGAGTTGTGGGTTCGGAGTTTGTTCAAAAATATCTTGGAGAG GGGCCTAGAATGGTCCGTGATGTATTTCGTCTGGCGAAGGAGAATGCACCTGCAATTATCTTTATAGATGAGGTAGATGCCATTGCAACAGCCCGTTTTGATGCCCAAACTGGAGCTGATAGAGAGGTTCAGAGGATTCTTATGGAACTTCTAAATCAG ATGGATGGCTTCGATCAAACTGTGAATGTAAAGGTCATCATGGCCACTAATCGTGCGGACACTTTGGACCCTGCACTTCTCCGTCCTGGTAGACTTGAtcgtaaaatagaatttcCTTTGCCTGATAGGCGCCAGAAGAGACTTGTTTTTCAG GTTTGTACTGCTAAGATGAACTTAAGTGATGAAGTTGACTTGGAAGACTATGTCTCTCGACCTGATAAAATAAGTGCTGCTGAG ATTGCAGCTATATGTCAGGAGGCAGGTCTGCACGCGGTGAGGAAAAACCGGTATGTGATACTTCCCAAGGATTTTGAGAAAGGATACAGAGGCAATGTCAAGAAGCCAGATActgattttgagttttacaagtaa